The DNA window tttttttgttgttgttgtttttttttatggtaataaaacaaaatgggaAAAATGATACCCAGGGACTGGCGGACTACAAAGTGTACTTGGATTGagtttctggttgttttttttatttgattggaGAAATTGTGAGCCTGTGAGTTAGCCTTTGAGCTAATGTTAGAATGCTTCTGACTTTATGAAGTGCATCAAAggttattttgtattatatcAAATAAACTACTGACTCTACTTCCACTAGTGTTCTTGTGATTTATAGAAAACAGACCTATAGTGTATCGTCCCCATCCTATAATTTGCAATCCTACggcttgttgctgttttgtcGACAGAAAGTGCAGCTCACCCTTTTCCTTTCATACTGAATCTTCTACATGTGAATAAAGTAGGTTATGCTCTTATTTGAGCTGAGGCAACTTAAAGCAGTGGGGAAAAATAACTCAGCTGTCAGTTTTGAACGCTcataaagacaacaaataaCACATACACAGCTCTAATGAAGCAGTTTACtttcatattttcctcattaaaacGTAACCTGAAGTAAAACAGTCTCCCATGTGGAGGTATTCATAACTCAAACATATGCAAATGAGATGCGAAAAATCtgcatcaaacaaacagaataacatTTTAGTCAACAATCACCAGGGGACAAGGTGCTTTGGTACGAGCCCCTCTGTAGGAGCTGCGGAGGAATCTGAGGAGCGTTCACATCGCctcaaaagtttaaaaaggttTCGTTCTTTGCATTCTCGCCCATCTCCACCTAAACAGAGGCTGCATTACGCGCCCTTTatcaaaacacatacaaaagaaaacaactgaaatataCAAATGCACATGGGAAGAAGACAGTTTATTATACTGAAATCATTCTCATCCATTGTATTGTCACAGTATAACAAATCCTctaatatattaaaaatatgcACAATTTTGCTTTCCATAGATTTCAAATTTGGCTATAAAAACATTCCCTCTGAAAATTTAAAGCGTGAACAACAGTCAAGGTCACACTGCGTTCTCGTATTAGAAAGAAATTTTCAATTTATTCTCCACTCATCTTAAATATCACATGTTTCAGACAAAAGTCAGAACTCATAGTGTATGGCTACAGTTTACTCCATTCAACAGTACCCTGCACATTGTATTATCTTCATTATAGCTGTTGGCAGTCATGAATATTTCTACAggctaaaacaaaagaaaacgtCCCTTCAACAGCCACTCAGTCATGTTTCATACATCACAATGCAATAAATCCTTCACAAATGCTGATGTTCACAAAgtgcaacacaatacaacacgATACATGGGCAATAAGCTCAGCAAAATCATTTGCTGAGAGGCACAAAGAAGGGCTGTCGGATTCAAGTCAATTCTTGTTGCTAATCAAGGCTGCATGACTtgatccaaaaaacaaaatcatatcGTGATTATGGCGATATGATACATGATTAGTTGGAATGATAATTTTTTGCatcataattttaattttcacacaaaaaacaagtaaaatcaTGATGTGTCGGGATCTGTAGAGAACGAACAAGCTTTCTTGCATCTGGGGAtttgcagcactacagtacttgGTTATAAAGCTGTGTTGTCATACATCTTACCTTTATCGAAAGAAATTGCAGCTTCTTGCATTTCAGATATTGCACTTAGCCATATTGCGATTTTGACTGTATTTCGATCAATCGTGCAGCcctagaaaacaaaacaggctaGTAGCCTGGTCACATTGgtctcttttaaatcaaaactaaaTTGGCTCCAAGATTCAGCAAAAATTCACATGGAAGTCTCATGTAAActcgtttttcttttcatacatTGTGCTGTAATTAAAAGGAGAGTACCTACAGCAAATAGTGTTTGTGATTTGTTAAATTAACCGTACCCTTATTGCTGAAAATAATATCACAACATCAAACAATATCAAATACTCCAAAAATCACATCTTCCATAGAGAAGCTAATTACTCTTCAGCAGCACTGTAAAAGTGGAACCAGCATACCAAATACAGCCAGTCTCATAGGCTATCAAAATAATGTGTTGCCTGAAAAACACACCAGGCTATgcagtccaaaacacagtaCCTAACACGCTAAATTATCCATGTCGTGTGCAAACCTGTAACCaccctgtgtctctctctctcacacacacacacacacacacacgacagtCCAAAATCTGCTTCTACCTACCTGTAGTATAAAAACAGAATGCTACTCATGCAAACCTATGTTACTGTTTAAGTCTCCATGttagagagaaaagaaaatgagcatGGTCCTGTCTATGAACACAACATTAGAATAACAAATGTATGTGGAGAGGTAATAGGCTTATCAATTAGCATCGTGTAATAATGACATTGTGACTATGTTTCTAGTGGTAGATAAAAGGTCAAAAATTACttaatgcccctttaaactgACAACACTGGTCTCTATGAAAAGATTTCGCCTTTGATACAGTACCACTGCTGCAGATCACTGCTGCTGAACCACTGTTCATGAGCTAACAGGACTATCTCCTGTTGTAGAGGTCTTTGCGTTTTCGCAGCTCCTCCAGTACCCGAGCCCTGAACTGAGTCCAGTCTTCATCCTGGAACTGCTGGAGGCCCAGGGCCAGATGGAGCTCTGGAGTGTTGCTGCGCAGGAAAGGATTGTACTGCCTCTCTTCCCCAATAGTGGAAGgactctgaaaagaaaaaaaaagcatttcaaaaaGCAGCCCTCCTCAAAATTGATGCGCAAGAGTCTCTCTCTAGCGGCCACAATGACTCATATGGCATTCTTTTATTTGCTGAACAGAGTTGTGGGTACAAGAGAGTCCCTGAAATCTTAACCCAgcacagctttgtttttctgcatctCTGACCCCAAACAAACTGTTGCAAAACCTTCCCATTATGCATTTAGTTGAACATTATCCACAGTTACTTCCAGTACAGATGACAAACCCTGGATTGAAGAGGTGAAAAGCAGCTAGAACAATGCCTTTAAGAGTTAGAAGGAATTTCAGCTCTTTGAGCAACCCACAAGGCAAAATCAAATGTAGTTAATGGATATCTGGCAATGGTAGAACTGTCAAAAAAGCCAAGGCTGAGGTAGTATCACAGCAGGCCAGATGAACCACTATAGTTGAATATAACTGAAGAGTTTTCCAGATCCTAGCCTGCTTGACAGCAGACAcatgtgtaaataataaaatgaatgatggctgacttccatttagctgcttccGTTTCTGAGTCCTGGAACTGAACATGCTGAATCACTCTCATGGCTTACTGGGGGGAttgaacagaacagagccaCTGTTTATGTTATTATCAACATATGTGCTTTTcatacaagtcaaaatgtcttttatatAAAAGGCCTGTCACCAAGCAGTCACAGTGCACAGATGTGCCATCAAATATCAGCAAGTAAAGCTTAAGACTAGAACTACAACAAGTCAGTCATATCTGAAATGACTTGATTTTAAGTCAGGTGCTTAGGATTTAATCATGTGTAAGACATCAGCTTAAAAGTTTATCCCAAAATGAGTGTTCATGTTCACGAATCAGACCAGCCGTACGCAGACAAAATAATGCAGCTGATCATTTAATGAGTTTTGGGTAGGAAAGTGCCGTGCTGTACAGATGGCAGATAAAAACTCATCTAAATTCTGGATAGCCACTTCTCTCAACAGTGAACCTTTGCTCCTCTGCAAACTGTATTAGGGATGTGACTCGACTTGCGAGGCTGCGAGAGGAGAGCGAGCAGTGGCGACACATACACTGGAGGAGGGTGATAAGCCTTTCTTCCTGGATGCTGGACAACATGAATCCTTTCTGGGATGGTGTGCTACAGAGGCATAACAATGGGGATGTATCATTCTCACCGTGCACAGCTTCTGGCCTCGCTGCTGCAGCACCCACTGATATTTGTTTTCCCTGGCAGTGTTGCGTGGCTCAAcctcagcagcaaacagcaggttGTCCTCTGCATACTCATGACCTGAGGGATAGCCAGCGGACACGAAATTAAAAATCAGGCCCACACATACATCAACACACTCTAGCAGTCCCCCTACAACACTTTATAaaagtttgtaaaaataaataaataaaaagtgcatttgtgctgcagtttgtgtgttaaaGTGCCGACTCGAAACCACATTACACCAACACTAACGTACTTGTCTCTGACAACTACAAAGATCTTTCTTACCAGGCCATAACAGAGTATCATCACTTAAGGAGGCGACTGTATCCAGAGATGACAGCATCGTTGTGGCGTTGCCTTCAAACATCCTCCCTGAAAAAATAGCAAGAACCTGTTTTGCTCAACTCATAGAATTCTTACTTTAAAATAGCATATCAAGTTTTAGAAGTTGTTGATTCTGCCTTTCGAGGgccagacacagacacagtcaaaGTGGATGTACAGGGTTTCCCAGATGTTGAACTATTAATGTGAAGATGCCGACcatatcatcatcaccaccttgttgctgctgtttagtGTTTCCCAGACGCagattttcaaatttaaaaaaaatgcactatGTGTTTGGTACATACGTATATAAAtcactgtgtatgtatgttctatgtttgtgtagcatgaaggtGTTTACAAACATTAAATCACGTGGAAGCTGTGGTTAGTGAAGCTCACTGTATGCTATTGTGCAACTAACTGTTCTGCAGTACAACAAAGACCACAAAACATGCTGGCATTGCataatgaacaaaacaataacaactcCAGTATTcatattaaagacatttttgaatgaattttaatttgaaaaaacgatttaattttagtttttaagaCAGATTAGAGACTTGCAGACTTCATGTCAATAAATTCCTTGCAGTTAATCTCCGCATAATGTTAAGGCATTTCTTTTCACTGTCTATACTGAGGGCATGATGATGCCTatttagcttagcattagcaaAAAGCTATTTCATTATCTCCAAATGAAGCTGAAATCTATGTTGTTctgtattttacatgttttttcataAAAGCAAATTTTGCTTTCAGACCAAGCCATAATTTTTATGAGATTATTTCCCTGGATACCACTCTCTTATAACTCACCACATCCTGAGAGGAACACCAGGTCACCAGAGAAGAGGCTGGAGGGGGTGTCGACCGCCCGGCCATCCAGGAGGTAGATCATGTGGCCCACTGTGTGTCCGGGTGTGAAGAGGGCCTTAAAGTGCATACGACCAACCTTTACAGAGTCCTTGTGGGAAAGAGGGCTGggtacaaagaaaagaaaaggaagtaCCATAAGGAGAATGTGCGATTTACAGtttttgatgtttgtgtgtctgtgtgtgtgtgtgtgtgtgtgatgtgtgttacataatcaaaacaaagtaaacttgAATACTTGTAGCCAATGTATCAGCTGTGATATAACCGTCCTACCAGAAAGAGTAACTCCAGAACAGCCAGTTAATAAGGGGAGAGGGACATTCACAAGTGCTAAACTTAGAGCTTAAAATTAAatttgatattaaaatgtacCTGCCGACCTAAAGAAATCGTAAACAACACGTTTTCTTCATCTTGAAAAACACAATCCAGTCCTGCAGTTTGGATGTGGTCTAGCTTGGGATGACCTCGATTCCTGGGCCACAAGCCCTCCAGTCATAACGGAGCAGTTATATACACCATGATAATTTACTGTGAAGTCAGCTGCTACGAGTGCTGACAGAGGGATCAACACAGAACTCAGTACAGTCGGACTGACTCTGTGGGAAGCGGTGTGCTATACTGTACGAGCCGGGACTTACTGTGTGAGGCCAGGAATGTTATCAGCTGCATTTCCATAAACTCTGCATGAGCTGTGAAGCCTTTTCAACCCTTTGTTGCCCCCACTGTGATCCCTGTCAATGGAACAGAAAGCAGAGGCCGGTCAGTACTGAAGACACGTTAGaaaattgtgtatttgttttggccTTCAAACTAGActaagcattttttaaataacaaattcCCCTTTCAAATTTAAGCCTGGATGGTGAAttttatgcataaaaaaacaaccaagcattgaaacaatatgaataaataaaactaaatcacTCACCAATGCTTATGTGTACACAGAATTGCCTCTAACGCCACTCCTTCTTGCTCAAGGACTGCCTGAAATATTACAAGTGCTGTTAAAACACTCCATCaccatttaaaacaacacacagcagcattttctTCAACAACCCATTGAGCTGCATTAGTCATTTTACTTGTGTGCTTGTAATGGATGCTGCTGAGAatgcatttacaaaaacaagctCATTCACTACAATCACAGCTATTGAAAATCAATAGCTTAAGCTGTAgtgaacagaacaaaaagaaggCCTTTCAGTGATTTCTAGATATTATACACACAACTGACAGAGGAGGCATTTACCTGAACTGTTTGCGGGTCTGCAGGGTCTACAACAACTGCAACACTGGAGGCTGTGTCTATTACAAGATAGCTGTAGTTGTCAGACAGAACTGAGATGGGAATTATTTTGATACCTGTGGGCAGAGAAAGAGTCATGAATAAGT is part of the Acanthopagrus latus isolate v.2019 chromosome 9, fAcaLat1.1, whole genome shotgun sequence genome and encodes:
- the pnkd gene encoding probable hydrolase PNKD yields the protein MALPDWMLTLGATASFLSFVYLCVRYRRTGQAFGGRFLSKIMARTEKPLFRIAYTLYTRTRLGYMYYKRQMRKAREHYPAGHSTAQPMEINGIKIIPISVLSDNYSYLVIDTASSVAVVVDPADPQTVQAVLEQEGVALEAILCTHKHWDHSGGNKGLKRLHSSCRVYGNAADNIPGLTHPLSHKDSVKVGRMHFKALFTPGHTVGHMIYLLDGRAVDTPSSLFSGDLVFLSGCGRMFEGNATTMLSSLDTVASLSDDTLLWPGHEYAEDNLLFAAEVEPRNTARENKYQWVLQQRGQKLCTSPSTIGEERQYNPFLRSNTPELHLALGLQQFQDEDWTQFRARVLEELRKRKDLYNRR